In Streptomyces sp. NBC_00306, a single genomic region encodes these proteins:
- a CDS encoding STAS domain-containing protein, translating into MDRGTVGSANRGRLQVEVRTEGRSEVVKPAGELDHHTADLLRTPLEEALARGRSRLVIDCSELEFCDSTGLNVLLAARLQADAAGGGVHLAGLLPVVARVLEITGAEAVFTVHESLDAALAD; encoded by the coding sequence ATGGACCGCGGGACGGTCGGCAGCGCGAATCGGGGCCGGCTTCAGGTCGAGGTTCGGACCGAGGGCCGAAGTGAGGTAGTCAAACCGGCGGGTGAGTTGGATCACCACACCGCCGATTTGCTGCGCACTCCCCTGGAGGAGGCGCTCGCCCGAGGACGCTCACGACTGGTCATCGACTGTTCGGAGCTGGAGTTCTGCGACTCCACGGGCCTCAATGTCCTGCTGGCCGCGAGGCTGCAGGCGGACGCGGCCGGGGGTGGCGTCCACTTGGCGGGCCTGCTGCCGGTGGTGGCGAGGGTCCTGGAAATCACCGGCGCCGAGGCGGTCTTCACCGTCCACGAGTCGCTCGACGCGGCTCTCGCCGACTGA
- a CDS encoding ATP-binding protein translates to MSTTRQQPPGDLGPEPEGATGSASAVPGAPVRTLALGSASGIVPLARDFTRQALYDWGWLPAATADRRAAAEDVLLVVSELVTNACLHADGPEQLRVASDGKVLRLEVTDRGGGQPAPRTPHRAGRPGGHGMFIVQRLCLDWGVVRTPESAGKTVWAELAAPS, encoded by the coding sequence ATGAGCACCACCCGGCAGCAGCCGCCGGGCGACCTCGGCCCCGAGCCCGAAGGCGCCACCGGCTCTGCCTCCGCGGTTCCCGGCGCCCCGGTGCGCACTCTTGCCCTGGGCTCGGCCAGCGGGATCGTTCCCCTCGCCCGTGATTTCACGCGTCAGGCACTGTACGACTGGGGCTGGCTCCCCGCGGCCACGGCCGACCGGCGGGCCGCCGCCGAGGACGTCCTCCTCGTCGTCTCCGAACTGGTCACCAACGCCTGCCTGCACGCCGACGGCCCGGAGCAGCTGAGGGTCGCCAGCGACGGCAAGGTACTGCGCCTCGAAGTCACCGACCGCGGGGGCGGCCAGCCCGCGCCCCGTACCCCTCACCGCGCCGGACGGCCCGGCGGCCACGGCATGTTCATCGTCCAGCGGCTCTGTCTGGACTGGGGGGTCGTCCGGACACCGGAATCGGCCGGCAAGACCGTGTGGGCGGAGCTCGCGGCGCCGTCCTAG
- a CDS encoding COG1470 family protein, with product MTARLLAALAALLAGLLTPVTAVAADGPAWTATPGPGGDRPYIYAEGAPGAVLEDTLAVTNPGTKPLTVRLRADGQGGRIVLAAPSVTVPPRTRAEVPLSLTVPPDAVPGDHRAAVTASSGGRESRVRIHLRVSGPLLAALTVEDVSVAGGTIRYTLVNRGNTVLSPRVTITADGLFGEVLRRTPEGLPAELLPARRITLTENWRDRPALDAVEVRVRATAAGAPAAEATTSVRFVPWAWCASALALGAAAAALWLRRRRGRPPAPECERATTERQLARSGA from the coding sequence GTGACGGCACGGCTCCTCGCCGCTCTCGCCGCGCTGCTGGCCGGGCTGTTGACGCCCGTCACGGCGGTGGCGGCGGACGGCCCGGCCTGGACGGCGACGCCCGGGCCGGGCGGGGACCGGCCGTACATCTACGCCGAGGGCGCACCCGGCGCCGTGCTCGAGGACACGCTGGCCGTGACCAACCCGGGCACGAAACCGCTCACCGTACGGCTCCGGGCGGACGGGCAGGGCGGCCGGATCGTGCTCGCCGCACCCTCCGTGACGGTCCCGCCGCGCACCCGCGCGGAGGTCCCTCTCTCCCTCACGGTCCCGCCGGATGCCGTGCCGGGTGACCACCGTGCCGCCGTCACGGCGTCGTCGGGCGGCCGTGAGTCGCGCGTACGGATCCATCTCCGCGTCAGCGGGCCGCTGCTGGCGGCCCTCACCGTCGAGGACGTCTCGGTCGCGGGCGGCACCATCCGCTACACCCTGGTGAACCGGGGCAACACCGTCCTCTCACCGCGCGTCACGATCACGGCGGACGGCCTCTTCGGCGAGGTGCTGCGCCGCACACCGGAGGGCCTGCCCGCCGAACTCCTGCCCGCCCGGCGCATCACGCTCACCGAGAACTGGCGGGACCGCCCGGCGCTGGACGCGGTGGAGGTCCGCGTACGGGCCACGGCCGCGGGTGCGCCCGCGGCGGAGGCGACGACGTCGGTGCGGTTCGTGCCCTGGGCCTGGTGCGCGTCCGCCCTCGCCCTCGGCGCGGCGGCGGCCGCGCTGTGGCTGCGCCGCCGTCGCGGTCGTCCCCCTGCCCCCGAGTGCGAACGGGCCACCACAGAGCGGCAGTTGGCGAGGTCAGGAGCATGA
- a CDS encoding RNA polymerase sigma factor SigF, with protein sequence MSPRLDASRTPTAPSTLPETTGDSSRPLEGLEDLPEIPPFDQVGPLDARALSKTLFGRLEGLEEGTHEHAYVRNTLVELNLALVKFAASRFRSRSELMEDIIQVGTIGLIKAIDRFELSRGVEFPTFAMPTIVGEIKRFFRDTSWSVRVPRRLQELRLDLAKAGDELSQRLDRAPTIDELATALGIGRDEVVEGMAASNAYTASSLDAQPEEDDSEGALADRIGYEDHGLEGIEYVESLKPMIASLPPRDRKILSLRFVANMTQSEIGEELGISQMHVSRLLSRTLVKLRKGLTLEE encoded by the coding sequence ATGTCACCCCGGCTCGACGCTTCGCGTACCCCCACCGCGCCGTCGACACTTCCCGAAACGACCGGCGACTCGTCCCGGCCCCTCGAAGGCCTGGAGGATCTCCCCGAGATCCCGCCCTTCGACCAAGTGGGCCCGCTGGACGCACGAGCGCTGTCCAAGACGCTCTTCGGGCGCCTCGAAGGCCTCGAAGAAGGCACCCACGAGCACGCGTACGTACGCAACACGCTCGTCGAACTGAACCTGGCGCTCGTCAAGTTCGCCGCCTCCCGGTTCCGCTCCCGCAGCGAGCTGATGGAGGACATCATCCAGGTCGGCACCATCGGCCTGATCAAGGCGATCGACCGCTTCGAGCTCAGCAGAGGCGTGGAGTTCCCCACCTTCGCCATGCCGACCATCGTCGGCGAGATCAAGCGCTTCTTCCGTGACACCAGCTGGTCGGTGCGGGTACCGCGCCGGCTCCAGGAGTTGCGTCTCGACCTCGCCAAGGCGGGCGACGAACTCTCCCAGCGCCTGGACCGCGCGCCGACGATCGACGAACTCGCCACCGCGCTCGGCATCGGGCGGGACGAGGTCGTCGAGGGCATGGCCGCGAGCAACGCGTACACCGCGAGCTCGCTGGACGCCCAGCCCGAGGAGGACGACTCCGAGGGGGCGCTCGCGGACCGCATCGGCTATGAGGACCACGGACTCGAAGGCATCGAGTACGTCGAGTCGCTGAAGCCGATGATCGCAAGCCTTCCCCCACGGGACCGTAAAATCCTCTCCCTCCGTTTCGTCGCCAACATGACGCAGTCGGAGATCGGCGAGGAGCTCGGAATCTCGCAGATGCATGTGTCCCGGCTGCTCTCCCGCACCCTGGTCAAGCTCCGGAAGGGCCTGACTCTCGAGGAGTGA
- a CDS encoding lipopolysaccharide biosynthesis protein, whose translation MSDTTRLRKPQLQGSAVPEAPETDRTDAAPADAASGDSMFRNAYALMLSTGVSAALGLGFWLVSARYYTEEAVGQGSAAIAAMRLLASITATTMIGAVVRYVPRAGRATGPLVWRAYALSSLVVCVASVVFLLTLDLWGPSYAPLGGLGPGIFFVAACVGWALLTLQDGVLTGLRRAFWVPVGNAVFSIGKLLLLAVFATTLPVLGIFVSWGAAIALSVLPLAWLIFRRLIPRQAAADRDREPPKAREIGRFLAGDSVGSLFSLAMINLLPVMVAVRFDATHNGFFYIAYTVGGTMEFMAINMASSLTAHASHSPETLAAGVRGALRRMTVLLVPVVIFLVVFAPQILAPFGEEYASHGTTVLRLLAAAALPRVAVELYIGVLRVQGRTGVLAVLQGMMCALVLGSAAVLLTPVGIAGAGWAMLLSMTLMAVVSAPGLRAALTGSDPKPSRFARLLRTRRGTEQQEYGTEWARRAAERRERAALEEREYGARPTYVSSGHDTATPAFGFPVYVPEPADERPPAADGAEDRLTQWLWLWLGMAAGLFWVPLARAEDLGRRHLHDGELLEALPPVTLTAGILLVVVYVAAVALQRPRPVLTGTVLVVTVAALHTAPLLLGIRPEPAAGSWFGAYADFLAEAAGLGSAAGVLTTLPVVVQLLCLGLAAAALRTAGADGRVIAVVVWLLAVAGWAAQDAVAGAAQPVFAAFAGLYAATALWAALRRRAVSGSGPAV comes from the coding sequence GTGTCTGACACCACCCGACTGCGGAAGCCGCAGCTCCAGGGGTCCGCCGTTCCCGAAGCCCCGGAGACGGACCGGACGGACGCCGCGCCGGCGGACGCCGCCAGCGGCGACTCGATGTTCCGCAACGCCTACGCGCTGATGCTCTCCACCGGTGTCTCCGCGGCCCTCGGCCTCGGTTTCTGGCTGGTCTCGGCGCGCTACTACACCGAGGAGGCCGTCGGCCAGGGCTCCGCGGCCATCGCCGCGATGCGCCTGCTGGCGTCCATCACGGCGACCACGATGATCGGCGCGGTGGTGCGCTACGTCCCCCGGGCCGGGCGCGCCACCGGACCGCTGGTGTGGCGGGCCTATGCGCTCAGCTCGCTCGTGGTGTGCGTGGCCTCGGTCGTCTTCCTGCTCACCCTCGACCTGTGGGGGCCGTCGTACGCGCCGCTCGGCGGCCTCGGACCCGGGATCTTCTTCGTGGCCGCGTGTGTCGGCTGGGCGCTGCTGACGCTTCAGGACGGGGTGCTCACCGGGCTGCGCAGGGCCTTCTGGGTACCCGTGGGCAACGCCGTGTTCTCCATCGGCAAGCTGCTGCTGCTCGCCGTGTTCGCGACGACACTGCCCGTGCTGGGCATCTTCGTCTCCTGGGGCGCGGCCATCGCCCTGTCCGTCCTGCCGCTGGCCTGGCTGATCTTCCGCCGGCTCATCCCCCGGCAGGCCGCGGCCGACCGTGACCGCGAGCCGCCGAAGGCGAGGGAGATCGGTCGGTTCCTGGCCGGTGACTCGGTGGGGTCGCTGTTCTCGCTGGCGATGATCAACCTGCTGCCGGTGATGGTCGCCGTCCGCTTCGACGCCACGCACAACGGCTTCTTCTACATTGCGTACACCGTCGGCGGCACGATGGAGTTCATGGCCATCAACATGGCCTCCTCGCTGACGGCGCACGCCTCGCACAGCCCCGAGACCCTCGCGGCGGGCGTCCGCGGCGCGCTGCGGCGGATGACCGTGCTGCTCGTGCCGGTCGTGATCTTCCTGGTGGTCTTCGCCCCGCAGATCCTCGCCCCCTTCGGTGAGGAGTACGCAAGCCACGGCACGACGGTCCTGCGCCTCCTCGCTGCCGCCGCGCTCCCGCGCGTGGCGGTCGAGCTCTACATCGGCGTGCTGCGCGTCCAGGGACGCACGGGCGTGCTCGCGGTCCTCCAGGGCATGATGTGCGCCCTCGTACTGGGCAGCGCGGCCGTGCTGCTGACGCCCGTCGGCATCGCCGGCGCCGGCTGGGCGATGCTGCTGTCGATGACGCTGATGGCCGTGGTGTCGGCTCCGGGGCTGCGTGCCGCGCTGACGGGCAGCGACCCGAAGCCCTCCCGGTTCGCCCGGCTGCTGCGCACCCGGCGCGGCACGGAGCAGCAGGAGTACGGGACCGAGTGGGCCCGCAGGGCCGCCGAGCGCCGTGAGCGCGCCGCCCTGGAGGAGCGGGAGTACGGCGCCCGCCCGACCTATGTGTCGAGCGGACACGACACGGCGACGCCCGCGTTCGGCTTCCCCGTGTACGTCCCCGAGCCCGCGGACGAACGGCCGCCCGCCGCCGACGGGGCTGAAGACCGGCTCACCCAGTGGCTGTGGCTGTGGCTCGGGATGGCCGCCGGTCTCTTCTGGGTGCCGCTGGCCCGCGCCGAGGACCTGGGCCGGCGCCATCTGCACGACGGCGAACTGCTCGAAGCGCTGCCCCCGGTCACCCTCACCGCGGGCATTCTGCTGGTCGTGGTGTACGTCGCCGCCGTCGCTCTCCAGCGGCCACGCCCGGTACTGACGGGCACAGTCCTCGTGGTGACGGTCGCCGCGCTGCACACCGCGCCCCTGCTGCTGGGCATCCGGCCGGAGCCGGCGGCCGGCTCGTGGTTCGGGGCGTACGCGGACTTCCTCGCGGAGGCGGCCGGACTGGGCAGTGCCGCCGGTGTGCTGACCACGCTGCCCGTCGTCGTCCAGCTGCTGTGCCTCGGGCTCGCCGCGGCGGCGCTGCGCACGGCGGGCGCGGACGGACGGGTCATCGCGGTCGTGGTGTGGCTGCTGGCCGTCGCCGGGTGGGCGGCACAGGACGCCGTGGCCGGGGCGGCGCAGCCGGTGTTCGCGGCTTTCGCGGGGCTCTACGCGGCCACGGCCCTGTGGGCGGCCCTGCGGCGACGGGCGGTCAGCGGGTCGGGACCGGCTGTCTGA
- a CDS encoding glycoside hydrolase family 26 protein — protein MYTAAALMVVALLVAGIAVWGGGAGTTSGKGGDLPADAASGPSPTGSCAPDERLVPGCGAWWGAYIPYDEDGSLAEPVLAFEKKIGRKLDLVYTYHDMSGNKVDGELLTEDEQRLGKERMLMLAWESTVWTERHHEDYTETQLGWKNIASGKHDKEIIDPQIRRLKAYGKKVLFSFDQEVDARIKEGAGTPAEYVAAYRHLYQRFQELGADNVVWVWTVSGYLGSADVMKQLYPGDAYVDWIGMDQYNYFGCHDTTDWKTFEDSQRPTYDWLLENISAKKPLMMAEFATAPDLADADRQRGWYTEIPEVIRTMPRVKAMVHWNRPTSEERKCDLTVNEGPALAGYREAGLDSWFRQPVPTR, from the coding sequence ATGTACACCGCCGCCGCCCTGATGGTCGTGGCGCTGCTCGTCGCCGGGATCGCCGTCTGGGGCGGGGGCGCCGGCACGACGTCCGGGAAGGGCGGGGATCTGCCCGCCGATGCGGCGTCCGGCCCGTCCCCGACGGGGAGCTGCGCACCGGACGAGCGGCTGGTCCCGGGGTGCGGTGCCTGGTGGGGCGCCTACATTCCGTACGACGAGGACGGCTCTCTCGCCGAACCGGTCCTCGCGTTCGAGAAGAAGATCGGCCGCAAGCTGGACCTCGTCTACACGTACCACGACATGTCCGGGAACAAGGTCGACGGCGAACTGCTCACCGAGGACGAGCAGCGGCTCGGCAAGGAGCGCATGCTCATGCTGGCCTGGGAGTCCACGGTGTGGACCGAGCGCCATCACGAGGACTACACGGAGACCCAGCTCGGCTGGAAGAACATCGCCTCCGGCAAGCACGACAAGGAGATCATCGACCCGCAGATCCGCCGTCTCAAGGCGTACGGGAAGAAGGTGCTGTTCTCCTTCGACCAGGAGGTCGACGCGCGCATCAAGGAGGGCGCGGGCACGCCCGCCGAGTACGTCGCCGCCTACCGGCACCTCTACCAGCGCTTCCAGGAGCTGGGCGCGGACAACGTCGTCTGGGTGTGGACGGTCTCCGGGTATCTGGGCAGCGCCGACGTGATGAAGCAGCTCTATCCGGGCGACGCCTACGTCGACTGGATCGGCATGGACCAGTACAACTACTTCGGCTGCCACGACACCACCGACTGGAAGACCTTCGAGGACAGCCAACGGCCCACCTACGACTGGCTGCTGGAGAACATCTCCGCGAAGAAGCCCCTGATGATGGCGGAGTTCGCCACCGCGCCCGACCTGGCCGACGCCGACCGGCAGCGCGGCTGGTACACCGAGATCCCCGAGGTCATCCGGACGATGCCGCGGGTGAAGGCGATGGTCCACTGGAACCGGCCGACGTCCGAGGAGCGCAAGTGCGACCTCACGGTCAACGAGGGACCGGCGCTCGCTGGTTACCGCGAGGCCGGCCTCGACAGCTGGTTCAGACAGCCGGTCCCGACCCGCTGA
- a CDS encoding DegT/DnrJ/EryC1/StrS family aminotransferase: protein MRRRLGRECLYVPSCRLGLYLALRHWCRPGGRVLMSPVNDDVIFFVVLAAGLRPVQAPLRAEDGSIDVAAVPDAVWQGLSAVLTTNLYGNPDEAPGLREHCDRLGIPLVEDAAHAIGSVVGGQPVGTFGEASVFSLSKHTGARTGGFLAIADPSRRSALERARDELMEPAGSVAELAYGLRPYAEAAVRGLRLVGAARATLRLTGREEREGIRMALRPGELEQALTAAPALADFTSWIRVDMHDYRLAPGPLRLRRTRRLLSRLDGLLDAYRAGVRTLSASRWALPRPGPVQPLFRVPLLVEDRDAAVAALARRRITVGYLYDPPLDTYAGPHFTDPSPMPQGAAWFARHALPVDPLRADAVLEVLNKRGSRPVAPPARIVAAQPAMQGGTGV, encoded by the coding sequence ATGCGCCGGCGTCTGGGCAGGGAATGTCTGTATGTACCGTCATGCCGTCTCGGGCTCTATCTGGCGCTGCGCCACTGGTGCCGGCCCGGCGGCCGGGTGCTGATGTCACCCGTCAACGACGACGTGATCTTCTTCGTGGTGCTCGCGGCCGGTCTGCGGCCGGTGCAGGCACCCCTGCGCGCCGAGGACGGCTCGATCGACGTCGCGGCCGTGCCCGATGCCGTGTGGCAGGGGCTGTCCGCGGTGCTCACCACCAATCTGTACGGCAATCCCGACGAGGCTCCCGGACTGCGTGAGCACTGCGACCGGCTGGGCATCCCCCTGGTGGAGGACGCGGCGCACGCCATCGGCAGCGTGGTCGGCGGGCAGCCGGTCGGGACCTTCGGCGAGGCCTCCGTCTTCAGCCTCTCCAAGCACACCGGCGCCAGGACCGGCGGATTCCTCGCGATCGCCGATCCGTCCCGGCGGTCCGCACTGGAGCGGGCCCGCGACGAGCTGATGGAACCGGCGGGATCGGTGGCGGAGCTGGCCTACGGGCTGAGACCCTACGCCGAGGCCGCCGTGCGGGGGCTCCGGCTCGTCGGGGCGGCCCGCGCCACCCTGCGGCTGACCGGGCGGGAGGAGCGTGAGGGCATACGGATGGCACTGCGGCCCGGCGAACTGGAGCAGGCGCTGACCGCCGCACCCGCGCTCGCGGACTTCACCTCCTGGATACGCGTGGACATGCACGACTACCGGCTCGCCCCCGGCCCGCTGCGGCTGCGCCGCACCCGGCGGCTGCTGAGCCGCCTCGACGGGCTGCTCGACGCGTACCGGGCCGGCGTCCGCACCCTGTCCGCCTCCCGCTGGGCGCTGCCGCGCCCCGGGCCCGTCCAGCCGCTGTTCCGGGTGCCGCTGCTCGTCGAGGACCGTGATGCCGCCGTCGCCGCGCTGGCCCGGCGCCGGATCACCGTCGGCTACCTCTACGACCCGCCGCTCGACACCTACGCGGGGCCGCACTTCACCGACCCGTCGCCCATGCCGCAGGGCGCTGCCTGGTTCGCGCGCCACGCGCTGCCCGTCGATCCCCTGCGGGCCGACGCGGTGCTGGAGGTCCTCAACAAACGGGGCAGCCGTCCCGTTGCGCCGCCGGCCCGCATCGTGGCGGCACAGCCCGCCATGCAGGGCGGGACCGGTGTCTGA
- a CDS encoding peptidase, translated as MRYQKRTALALAAAVAGPVVLMAAPAAHATVVDVDYQCQTPIGPKGAVSPIDIKAVKSGGGYRLTMSFQKGVSSSPVELGKGAMNPSALIKVGGAGEGSVPVSGASNAAAIPANTPIKISDLSGTYTPKKSGKVTFTAGVLTIKALGTTTTCTPKNNPRPSLELDVTAAGGGSGSTGGSGSNSQATPSGGDELPRTGPLDSATALGTLGGTVLLSGAAGVLWLTRRGGRRTAG; from the coding sequence GTGAGGTACCAGAAACGGACGGCACTCGCGCTGGCGGCTGCGGTGGCGGGACCGGTGGTGCTCATGGCCGCCCCCGCCGCACACGCCACCGTCGTGGACGTCGACTACCAGTGCCAGACGCCGATCGGCCCCAAGGGCGCGGTCTCGCCGATCGACATCAAGGCGGTGAAGAGCGGCGGCGGCTACCGGCTGACCATGTCCTTCCAGAAGGGCGTCTCCTCCAGCCCCGTGGAACTGGGCAAGGGCGCGATGAACCCGAGCGCGCTCATCAAGGTGGGCGGGGCGGGCGAGGGGTCGGTCCCGGTGTCCGGCGCGTCCAACGCGGCGGCCATCCCCGCCAACACCCCCATCAAGATCAGTGACTTGTCGGGCACGTACACCCCGAAGAAGAGCGGGAAGGTCACCTTCACCGCCGGGGTGCTGACGATCAAGGCGCTGGGTACGACGACGACCTGTACGCCGAAGAACAATCCGCGGCCCTCCCTCGAACTGGACGTCACGGCGGCCGGCGGCGGCTCGGGATCGACGGGCGGCTCCGGGTCGAACTCGCAGGCCACACCGTCCGGCGGCGACGAACTGCCGAGGACCGGCCCGCTGGACTCCGCGACGGCGCTCGGCACGCTCGGCGGGACGGTGCTGCTGTCCGGGGCGGCCGGCGTGCTGTGGCTGACCCGGCGCGGTGGCCGGCGGACCGCGGGCTGA